In a genomic window of Arachnia rubra:
- a CDS encoding ABC transporter substrate-binding protein, producing the protein MLTEPITRRGVIALGGIASLSALLSGCSTAPAGSGDAASSGGAQMVLWTWPEGFSAKVLDSVAKVFPDVSLRQDVIGGEFKQKLTTTFQAGTGLPSITGVKGEDIAFFVSQPDFFTDLNTLGAQDRKGEFLDWKWSQATAADGRQLGIPIDIGPTALFYRFDVFERLGLPHEPEALAAAIRTWDEYFSLGTEMLAKESGTFLIRSLETVFQTAVKQSGQNFVDSSGKFIGAEDHIRSAWDTAVKARTLGISAAAKADTPDTQAAVASGKLPADIGASWHLSDLMVDAPDTSGKWHVCAHPGDATNNGGSFLTIPKGTADAAKAFEVIMHILNADNQIIEYEDKGNFPANSAAFTSEALHKPTEFLGGQVGGEVFAAAAATVRPLYEHKFDNTVSGPFSAELELIETGQKDPEQAWNDAVEQAKRLAEQNGLTL; encoded by the coding sequence ATGCTCACCGAACCAATCACACGACGCGGTGTGATCGCCCTAGGCGGTATCGCGTCGCTTTCCGCTCTCTTGAGCGGCTGCTCAACCGCTCCAGCCGGTTCGGGCGATGCGGCCAGCTCAGGTGGTGCGCAGATGGTGCTGTGGACCTGGCCTGAGGGCTTCTCCGCCAAGGTCCTGGACTCCGTCGCGAAGGTCTTCCCGGACGTGTCGCTGCGCCAGGACGTCATCGGCGGCGAGTTCAAGCAGAAACTCACCACCACCTTCCAGGCCGGCACCGGGCTACCGTCGATCACCGGCGTCAAGGGCGAGGACATCGCCTTCTTCGTCTCTCAGCCAGACTTTTTCACCGACCTCAACACCCTGGGCGCCCAGGACCGGAAGGGCGAGTTCCTGGACTGGAAGTGGAGTCAGGCCACGGCTGCCGACGGCAGGCAGCTGGGCATCCCGATCGACATCGGTCCCACCGCCCTGTTCTACCGGTTCGACGTGTTCGAGCGGCTGGGACTGCCCCACGAGCCCGAGGCGCTGGCGGCGGCCATCCGCACCTGGGACGAATACTTCAGCCTCGGCACCGAGATGCTCGCCAAGGAGTCGGGGACCTTCCTCATCCGGAGCCTGGAGACCGTGTTCCAGACGGCCGTCAAGCAGTCGGGACAGAATTTTGTCGACTCCTCCGGGAAGTTCATCGGAGCCGAGGACCACATCCGCTCCGCCTGGGACACCGCAGTCAAGGCCCGCACGCTGGGCATCAGCGCCGCGGCCAAGGCCGATACCCCGGACACGCAGGCGGCGGTGGCCTCCGGAAAGCTACCGGCCGACATCGGGGCATCGTGGCATCTGTCCGACCTGATGGTGGACGCCCCCGACACCTCCGGCAAGTGGCACGTCTGCGCTCACCCCGGCGATGCCACCAACAATGGCGGCTCCTTCCTGACCATCCCGAAAGGCACAGCCGATGCGGCGAAGGCCTTCGAGGTGATCATGCATATCCTCAACGCCGACAACCAGATCATCGAGTATGAGGACAAGGGCAACTTCCCCGCAAACTCGGCGGCGTTCACGTCGGAGGCACTCCACAAGCCGACGGAATTCCTGGGCGGCCAGGTGGGTGGCGAGGTGTTCGCTGCTGCCGCCGCCACCGTGCGCCCGCTGTACGAACACAAGTTCGACAACACTGTCAGCGGCCCGTTCAGCGCGGAGCTGGAGCTGATCGAGACGGGCCAGAAGGATCCCGAGCAAGCGTGGAATGACGCTGTGGAGCAGGCGAAACGGCTCGCCGAACAGAATGGGCTGACCCTCTGA
- a CDS encoding DeoR/GlpR family DNA-binding transcription regulator: MKEARQRALLGQLREHQVASTAALSDALGASAATVRRDLDELSSLGLIVRVFGGARLASEDPLGEKVDDPFDEVLARNDAGKQAIARLVAQRITPGSTVFLESGTTTYHVATELQAAELTVVTNSLRIADLLTSASGVELIMLGGHINREYMSTQGTATTSELANLQIDVAVLGCSGVGRRAVVRDTDPRGREIKRAACKQASLVILVADHEKFPGIGAYNAIDIADVDLVVTDLPIPGSFPSLPAEVLHP, translated from the coding sequence ATGAAAGAGGCTCGTCAGCGTGCTCTCCTGGGGCAGTTGCGCGAACATCAGGTGGCCAGCACGGCCGCCCTGTCCGATGCGCTCGGAGCCTCCGCCGCCACCGTGCGCAGGGACCTCGACGAGCTGAGCTCCCTGGGGCTGATCGTGCGGGTTTTCGGAGGTGCACGGCTGGCCTCCGAGGACCCTCTGGGCGAGAAGGTGGATGACCCCTTCGACGAGGTGCTCGCCCGCAACGACGCGGGCAAACAGGCGATAGCGAGGCTGGTCGCCCAGCGGATCACGCCAGGTAGCACAGTGTTCCTCGAATCCGGGACCACCACCTATCACGTGGCCACCGAGCTGCAAGCCGCCGAGCTGACCGTCGTGACCAACTCGCTTCGCATCGCGGACCTGCTGACCTCCGCATCCGGAGTCGAGCTGATCATGCTGGGGGGCCACATCAACCGCGAATACATGTCCACGCAGGGCACAGCAACCACCAGCGAGCTCGCCAACCTGCAGATCGATGTTGCGGTGCTCGGCTGCTCCGGGGTAGGGAGGCGGGCTGTGGTCCGCGACACCGACCCGCGGGGACGCGAGATCAAACGCGCCGCCTGCAAGCAGGCCTCCCTCGTCATCCTCGTCGCCGACCACGAGAAGTTCCCTGGGATCGGGGCCTATAACGCCATCGACATCGCCGATGTGGACCTGGTGGTCACCGATCTGCCGATACCCGGCTCATTCCCCAGCCTGCCAGCGGAGGTGCTGCACCCATGA
- a CDS encoding family 4 glycosyl hydrolase gives MKLTLLGGGGFRVPLMFRTLLRDESDQRVTELRLWDTDAERLAVIRSILGAMASGHPKAPVVRVAGDLDDAVAGADFVFSAIRAGGTEGRATEETIAHCCGVLGQETTGFGGLDYALRGIPTAVHIAEQIARLAPGAHLINFTNPAGIITEVSAQILGDRVIGICDSPVGLARRALSTLEGAGLVPAGTASQVIAGDDRVRLDYLGLNHLGWLQRLLVDGEDVLPRLLERPGLISSFEEGRLFGADWIRHLGSVPNEYLHYYYFARETREADESVEATRGVFLAAQQRDFYTRAASLPGPQAYELWEATRLRREETYMASNRLAAGGVERDEEDLESGGYDRVALAVMKAIAFDEVTDLIVNSRNGGRIPQLPHDAVIEAPCRIGAAGLTPLPVSPLPEHATGLVQSVKYAERTAIRAAREHSLELAVAAFAHHPLIDGVGVARKLLARSREEFPELGYLS, from the coding sequence ATGAAACTGACTCTCCTAGGCGGCGGCGGTTTCCGCGTCCCGCTGATGTTCCGCACCCTCCTGAGGGACGAGAGCGACCAGCGGGTCACCGAGCTTAGGCTGTGGGACACAGACGCGGAGCGGCTCGCGGTGATCCGCTCCATCCTGGGCGCGATGGCATCGGGGCATCCGAAGGCTCCCGTGGTCAGGGTGGCTGGGGACCTGGACGACGCCGTGGCCGGCGCTGATTTCGTCTTCAGCGCCATCCGGGCCGGCGGCACCGAGGGCCGGGCGACGGAGGAGACCATCGCCCACTGCTGCGGTGTCCTCGGCCAGGAGACCACTGGCTTCGGCGGCCTGGACTACGCGCTGCGGGGCATCCCCACTGCGGTGCACATCGCGGAACAGATCGCCCGGCTGGCCCCCGGCGCCCATCTGATCAACTTCACCAACCCAGCCGGGATCATCACCGAGGTGAGCGCCCAGATCCTCGGGGACAGGGTGATCGGCATCTGCGACTCCCCCGTGGGCCTGGCCCGCCGTGCCCTCAGCACGCTGGAGGGTGCCGGGCTCGTGCCGGCCGGCACCGCGTCCCAGGTGATCGCGGGTGATGACCGGGTGCGCCTGGACTACCTTGGCCTCAACCACCTGGGATGGCTGCAACGCCTGCTGGTCGACGGTGAGGACGTGCTGCCCCGGCTGCTGGAACGCCCCGGCCTGATCAGCTCCTTCGAGGAGGGACGCCTATTCGGCGCCGACTGGATCCGCCACCTGGGCTCGGTGCCCAACGAGTACCTGCACTACTACTACTTCGCCCGCGAGACCCGGGAAGCCGACGAGTCGGTGGAAGCCACCCGCGGCGTGTTCCTAGCGGCCCAGCAACGTGACTTCTACACACGCGCCGCCAGTCTGCCGGGTCCGCAGGCCTATGAACTGTGGGAGGCCACCCGGCTGCGGCGCGAGGAGACCTACATGGCCTCGAACCGCTTGGCCGCAGGCGGCGTCGAGCGCGATGAGGAGGACCTTGAGTCCGGCGGCTATGACCGGGTGGCGCTGGCGGTGATGAAGGCCATAGCGTTCGACGAGGTCACCGACCTGATCGTCAACTCCCGCAATGGCGGCCGGATACCGCAGCTGCCGCACGACGCCGTCATCGAGGCTCCGTGCCGGATCGGCGCCGCGGGGTTGACGCCACTGCCGGTCTCGCCGCTGCCGGAGCATGCCACCGGGCTGGTGCAGTCGGTGAAGTACGCGGAGCGTACCGCCATCCGGGCCGCTCGTGAGCACAGCCTGGAGCTGGCCGTCGCTGCCTTCGCCCATCACCCGCTGATCGACGGGGTCGGTGTGGCCAGGAAGCTGTTGGCGCGTTCCCGGGAGGAGTTCCCGGAGCTTGGGTACCTGAGCTGA